The nucleotide sequence AGCTGGGCATTTGCTAAGTTAACTATTTTTGCGATATATTCTTCACTCACCCACAGCTCCCCGTTCGCTCCCAGAGGAACGTCCATTCTTTCTGTCGAGCGTATTTCAACTACAAGCTTCTTATGGCTGATGCTCTTGATGTTTGAATGCTTGAAGCCGCAGTTTATTGCCAGATTTAAAAGCTCAACAGCATCTTTTAATGTTTTGGCAGAAACGTGAATTATTGGGCTGTGAAGCATGAACCAGAGCATTCCAGAATCGTGCTTTTTGACAGCAACTAAAACTTCTTCAAGAGAAACTCTCCTATGCCACTTACCAAGCCATTCAGCGTTAACCTTATCCCCAAACTCTGGCATCTGCATTACAGTTATCCTTCCAGAACATGAGGATGTTGTGAAATAATTTGGAAGGGAGTTTATTTTCTCTAAAAGAGATATTATATCCTCATCAACTAATGCTTTTTCTAAGGCCTCTTTCAGGCTTTCCATTGCTTTTCGCTTTTGGAGTTCGAAGTTCTTTTCATAGAGGAACATGGGAGTAAGTTTGTAGACATCTTTTTAAAAATTAATCTTTTAAAAGCATAAGTCTATTAAGAGGTTTGGGAAACGTATTGATTGAGCTGCACAAAGATGCCCTTCTCCTTAACAAACTCCACAAATCTCTTGTAAGTTGGATGTGCACTTAAAGTTTCGCTATCCCCAATGGCTATTAATTTGCGCTTTGCCCTTGTTAAGGAGACGTTTAGCCTTCTCAAATCAGTTAAAAATCCGAGCTCGCCTTTTTTATTAGAGCGAACAAACGAAAGAATGATAACTTCTTTTTCTCTTCCTTGATATCCATCAACAGTTTTTACTTCAATTTCATCGTTTTCTAGGAGCAAGCTTATCAAATCTCTCTGGTCATCATAAGGAGTTATAACTCCAATCGACTCTGGCTTAATGCCCATTCTTAACAATTTCTGTACGATCTCCTTAACGAGCTCTGCTTCCAACAGATTCTCCCTTGAAAGTGATCCTTTTCTTTGCCTTTCCCATTTTTCTGGATGTTTTGATGTATCAACAAAAACTAACGGCTCTTTTAGATTTAAGATAGAATCCCAGGGTTCTCCAAAAGAGAAAACTCTAACACCCAAATCGAGCAAAGTTATGTTTTTAACGCCATCGTAGGCCTTAATTTTTCCATTGTAGAACTCCTTGCTTGGGAACTCCATAAGCCTTTCATTCATTCTGTACTGGATTTCGAGCATCTTTGCTTTTGAGGGGTAAAGTTCAATTAGCTTTTCAAAGAGAGTCTCACTGAGTTCTTTTGCTTCCTCACTCAAAATTGTGGGGGGAAGTTGCTTATGGTCGCCGGCTAAGATGAATTTATTGGCTTTCGCTATAGGAATTAAAACACTTGGAATTGTTGCCTGTGAAGCCTCATCTATAACAGCAACATCAAATTTAATATCTTTTATAAATTCAAGAGCTGCTGAAGAGTTTGTGCTCAAAACAACGTCAGCTTGTCTTATTATCTCTTTTACTATTTCCTCCTCAATCTTTTTGGCTTCATTATACAACCTTTGAACTTTTTCATTGAATGTTATCCATTGGGCCATTGATTTTATGACTCTTGCTGGAATCCCTCTTGCTCCAATTCCTTTCTCTGCAAGCCTTAGGATTTGCCTATCCGTGAGACCTCTCCGCCATTGAGGCGTTGGTTTTGTATATTGATCTCTAAGCATTGCTAACCTTTCAGCCTTATTCCTGAACTCTCTCACTCTTTTATACTTTTCGTGGATTTCAACCTGATAAGCTAATGTTGACTCCTTTAGGTGCTTTGATACTCTAGAAGGATGTCCTAAGCGGACTAGCTTAACTTTCCCCCATAAGCGCTCGACTAGGTTATCAACAGCTACGTTGCTCTCTGCAGTCGCCAAAACCTTTTTTCCCCTCTTTACTTCTTGGAGAATAACTTCAGCAACTGTTCGGGTTTTTCCAGTGCCGAAGGGACCATGAATTAGGAAGAAATCCTCACTTCCTAAGGCCAAGCCTACAGCCTTCTTTTGGCTCTCATTTAACTGTTCATCAAATGGTTTAAATTCAATATCAATACTCTCTTTGGGCTTTTCTAATCCAAGGATAAACCTTAATGCTCTCTTTCCACTTTCGCTAAGCTTATCAAGGTTTTCTATCTGCCTCTTAAATGTTATATCGTTGGCATAAAGATCAATTCTAACGTTTCTTAAGGCCCAAGAAGGAACTGTTTCAAGAGCAACAACAAGAAAGCGCTTTCCCTTTTCAGTTACAGTTCCAATTAAATCACTCGCTAGGGGATTACCTTTGCTTATCACGACCAAATCCCCAACGCTGATTTCAGTCTTTATTTCCTGCTTTCTGCCGTATTTAACAAGTTTATATCCAAACTCTTCACCGATAATCTTTCCGTTTAAACCCAAAACAGCTCTTCCCACTTTTTCTCTCTCATAGCCAGTTAACTTTCTCATTTCTTCCCGCATAGCTTCTATCTCTGCCTCTCGCTCAAGCTCAACGAGCTCCTTGAGATGATTGATGTACCGAATTAAGTTCATTTTCCCCACCAATTTTTGAGGTGCTTCCCATATTAGTCTGAGATTATTTAAGGTTAAATAATTCAATGGTGCATAATTTTTAGGGGACTTTTTACCAAACATAAAAAACTGGAGTGAACTTAAAATTTCATACTCAAAAAAGATAAGTTAAACTAGCTTCTTAGAATAGTTTTCTGGTGGGCCCGCGGGGCTTCGAACCCCGGACCTCCCGCTTATCAGGCGGGCGCTCTGACCAGGCTGAGCCACGGGCCCTCTTCAACTGGTGCCCCGGCCGGGATTTGAACCCGGGTCGCGGGATCGAGAGTCCCGCATGATTGACCGGGCTACACCACCGGGGCGCCGATAATCCTAAGCTCTGCCAAATTTATAAATTTTTCGGTAATATCTTCCCATGCCCTCTCTATAAATGTCCTTACCATAAATTAAACTTCATAGTCTTATCTCGAGATTATTTAGTTTTTCATTTGCAGATTTTGTTATTACTGCTCTTGTTTCATTCCCGATTTTCTTAATCTTAATTATAGTACTTGCCAGCTCTTCAAGAAGAGGAAGTACTCCAAATTCAGTTGTATTTATGAGATCTATGTTTACAAAATAAAACGCTATTCTCTTTTTATTTCCTATCCACGATAAGAGATTGTTAATGTTTGTGATTATCTCCCTCTTGCTGTCAGCCAGCATGAATAGCTTCTCTATACCCAAAACAATGTTAATAATTGGTTTTTGAGAGCTTTCAAAGAGAGGTCTTGCTATTTGTTCATATTCTCTCCACTGTATAGCAGATTCTTTCATAGTTATATGTCCAACAATGTTTCCGACTTCTAGCCTGCCTCCTTCTTTTATAACCAACACATTATTAAGCAAGCTTGAATCAAGATCTGCTAGCTCTATGTTTACCTTATATATATACAGAGTACCTAAGATGTCATCAATGACAACTGGGTAGCCTCTACTTTTTGCCCATCTTATTAGACTATACAGCTCCCTATACGACATAGAGTCAGATAAATCTTCTATAATTACAGTTTCTCCAAGTTTTAGCAAGCCCCATAACTCATCTAAATTAAATTTACACATACCCTCACACCTCATATTCACTATAATGTTATTGTGTCATATTAATAGAAATACTTTCTATTTTTAATACTTTTTGGCATATGTTTAGTATATCGTAAAAAACTTACTATAC is from Thermococcus paralvinellae and encodes:
- the taw3 gene encoding tRNA(Phe) 7-((3-amino-3-carboxypropyl)-4-demethylwyosine(37)-N(4))-methyltransferase Taw3 — protein: MFLYEKNFELQKRKAMESLKEALEKALVDEDIISLLEKINSLPNYFTTSSCSGRITVMQMPEFGDKVNAEWLGKWHRRVSLEEVLVAVKKHDSGMLWFMLHSPIIHVSAKTLKDAVELLNLAINCGFKHSNIKSISHKKLVVEIRSTERMDVPLGANGELWVSEEYIAKIVNLANAQLRRAKEKLKRLEEEIEKLKKN
- a CDS encoding DUF257 family protein: MCKFNLDELWGLLKLGETVIIEDLSDSMSYRELYSLIRWAKSRGYPVVIDDILGTLYIYKVNIELADLDSSLLNNVLVIKEGGRLEVGNIVGHITMKESAIQWREYEQIARPLFESSQKPIINIVLGIEKLFMLADSKREIITNINNLLSWIGNKKRIAFYFVNIDLINTTEFGVLPLLEELASTIIKIKKIGNETRAVITKSANEKLNNLEIRL
- a CDS encoding IGHMBP2 family helicase, translating into MNLIRYINHLKELVELEREAEIEAMREEMRKLTGYEREKVGRAVLGLNGKIIGEEFGYKLVKYGRKQEIKTEISVGDLVVISKGNPLASDLIGTVTEKGKRFLVVALETVPSWALRNVRIDLYANDITFKRQIENLDKLSESGKRALRFILGLEKPKESIDIEFKPFDEQLNESQKKAVGLALGSEDFFLIHGPFGTGKTRTVAEVILQEVKRGKKVLATAESNVAVDNLVERLWGKVKLVRLGHPSRVSKHLKESTLAYQVEIHEKYKRVREFRNKAERLAMLRDQYTKPTPQWRRGLTDRQILRLAEKGIGARGIPARVIKSMAQWITFNEKVQRLYNEAKKIEEEIVKEIIRQADVVLSTNSSAALEFIKDIKFDVAVIDEASQATIPSVLIPIAKANKFILAGDHKQLPPTILSEEAKELSETLFEKLIELYPSKAKMLEIQYRMNERLMEFPSKEFYNGKIKAYDGVKNITLLDLGVRVFSFGEPWDSILNLKEPLVFVDTSKHPEKWERQRKGSLSRENLLEAELVKEIVQKLLRMGIKPESIGVITPYDDQRDLISLLLENDEIEVKTVDGYQGREKEVIILSFVRSNKKGELGFLTDLRRLNVSLTRAKRKLIAIGDSETLSAHPTYKRFVEFVKEKGIFVQLNQYVSQTS